The Anaerolineales bacterium region CCTGACCATTAATCGCAAAACCGGCGAGCCGGCGTTCGTGACCGTGCATGCCAAGGTGGCGCGCGGTGCGTTCGCCCACTGGCTGCTGGTCAACCGCATCAAGGATGCGGCTGACCTGCCGGGCTTCGACGAGATCGGCTACCGCTACGACAAGAAGCGCAGCACGCCGGACACGCCGGTGTTCGTATGCAAGGATTTTGGCGGCACAGGGCTCAGCATCCGCATGCAGGATAAGGCGGGGCTAAGCTAGTTTTACATCCAGCGCCACGGGCAGGGCGGTGGCGGCCCAGTCATTCAATGGCGCGCCCGTCTCCCAGTGATAGTACTTGGCGGCTAGCAGGCGGCGGGCCAGCAGTTGCTCCTCGGCATCCACCACAATGCGTCCGTTGGCCTGGAAGGTTTGCTTGGCGAGGCGCACTTGCACAGCGGGCTGGGCCAGCAGGTTCTTGACCCAGTCGCTGGAGTGCCCGCCCCCGGAGAGCAGGTACAGCGTGCTGTCATCCAGCCCGAACCAGATCTCGATCTCGTGAGGCTTGCCGCTGATGCGGCCAATGGTGGTGAGGTAGCAGTAATCCACGCTGGCAAATGTATTAAATTCACTGGTCATAATTTCACTCCATTAATCCGCAGCTAACGATATTCTTAGTCAAATAGCTTGACACAGAATGAGTGCCGGATATACTGTGCATAGATAAACGTCTGGGTGCCCCCCTCACCTAGGCGTTTGTCGCTTTAATAGACCAAATGCAGGCCAAGTGCGGCCAAATCGAGGCCAAGTGGGGCTATGATAAACTAACGCTGTCCACTCAGTTCTGAGGAATTTTCACACATGGCTCAAAAAGCAAATTCATCTTTTGTGCGGGAAGACGTGCTTGCCGATTATCGCTTGGCGTATCGTAGCCGTCAGGCCAGCCTGATCGGTCGCCGTGAGGTGCTGAGCGGCAAGGCCAAGTTCGGCATCTTTGGGGACGGCAAAGAGCTGGCCCAGATCGCCATGGCCAGGGCCTTCCAGCCGGGTGACTTTCGCTCGGGTTATTATCGTGATCAGACCTTTATGCTTGCCATTGGTGAGCACACCCTGGATGAATTCTTTGCCCAGCTGTTTGCCAATACGGATCTAAAAGCCGAGCCGGCCACCGGCGGCCGCGCCATGAATGCCCACTTCGCCACGCGCAGCCTCAACCCGGACGGCACCTGGAAGAACATTGCGGAGCAAAAAAACTCCTCATCAGATATTTCGCCCACCGCTTCGCAGATGCCGCGCCTGGTGGGGCTGGCGCACGCCTCCAAGTTGTACCGCGAAGTAGAGGAGCTGCATGCCTTCACGCAGTTCTCGCGCAAAGGCAACGAGGTCGCTTTCGGCACGATCGGCAACGCCAGCAGCGCCGAAGGCATGTTCTGGGAGGCGGTCAACGCCATTGGCGTGCTGCAGGCGCCGGCTGTGCTCTCCATCTGGGATGATGGCTACGGCATCTCGGTGCCCAATCAGCACCAATTGACTGCGGACCTTTCGCGCCTGCTCTCAGGCTTCCAGCGCAGCCCGGGCGGCACAGACGGCTTTGATGTTTACACCGTGCCCGGCTGGGATTACGAGGCGCTGGTGGCAGCCTACGCAAAAGCGGCCGCCACTGCCCGCGAGAGCCATACGCCGGCCATTTTGCATATTACTGAAGTGACCCAGCCCCAAGGCCATTCGACCTCTGGCAGCCATGAGCGCTACAAGACTGCCGAGCGCCTGCAGTGGGAGCAGGATTTTGACTGCTTGCCGCGCTTCCGCCAATGGATCGTGGGGCAGGGCTTTGCCAGCGAGATGGAACTCGACGCTTGGGAGCAGCAGGACCGCCAGGAT contains the following coding sequences:
- a CDS encoding nitroreductase family deazaflavin-dependent oxidoreductase → MTSEFNTFASVDYCYLTTIGRISGKPHEIEIWFGLDDSTLYLLSGGGHSSDWVKNLLAQPAVQVRLAKQTFQANGRIVVDAEEQLLARRLLAAKYYHWETGAPLNDWAATALPVALDVKLA